The Piliocolobus tephrosceles isolate RC106 chromosome 2, ASM277652v3, whole genome shotgun sequence genome window below encodes:
- the RHO gene encoding rhodopsin has product MNGTEGPNFYVPFSNATGVVRSPFEYPQYYLAEPWQFSMLAAYMFLLIVLGFPINFLTLYVTVQHKKLRTPLNYILLNLAVADLFMVFGGFTSTLYTSLHGYFVFGPTGCNAEGFFATLGGEIALWSLVVLAIERYVVVCKPMSNFRFGENHAIMGVAFTWVMALACAAPPLFGWSRYIPEGLQCSCGIDYYTLKPEVNNESFVIYMFVVHFTIPMIIIFFCYGQLVFTVKEAAAQQQESATTQKAEKEVTRMVIIMVIAFLICWVPYASVAFYIFTHQGSNFGPIFMTIPAFFAKSAAIYNPVIYIMMNKQFRNCMLTTICCGKNPLGDDEASATVSKTETSQVAPA; this is encoded by the exons ATGAATGGCACGGAAGGCCCTAACTTCTACGTGCCCTTCTCCAACGCGACGGGCGTGGTGCGCAGCCCCTTCGAGTACCCGCAGTACTACCTGGCCGAGCCATGGCAGTTCTCCATGCTGGCCGCCTACATGTTCCTGCTGATCGTGCTGGGCTTCCCCATCAACTTCCTCACGCTCTATGTCACCGTCCAGCACAAGAAGCTGCGCACGCCTCTCAACTACATCCTGCTCAACCTAGCGGTGGCCGACCTCTTCATGGTCTTCGGTGGCTTCACCAGCACCCTCTACACCTCTCTGCATGGATACTTCGTCTTCGGGCCCACAGGATGCAATGCGGAGGGCTTCTTTGCCACCCTGGGCG GTGAAATCGCCCTGTGGTCCTTGGTGGTCCTGGCCATCGAACGGTACGTGGTGGTGTGTAAGCCCATGAGCAACTTCCGCTTCGGGGAGAACCATGCCATCATGGGCGTTGCCTTCACCTGGGTCATGGCGCTGGCCTGCGCCGCACCCCCCCTCTTCGGCTGGTCCAG GTACATCCCCGAGGGCTTGCAGTGCTCGTGCGGAATTGACTACTACACGCTCAAGCCAGAGGTCAACAACGAGTCCTTTGTTATCTACATGTTCGTGGTCCACTTCACCATCCCCATGATTATCATCTTCTTCTGCTACGGGCAGCTCGTCTTCACCGTCAAGGAG GCCGCTGCCCAGCAGCAGGAGTCGGCCACCACAcagaaggcagagaaggaggTCACCCGCATGGTCATCATCATGGTCATCGCTTTCCTGATCTGCTGGGTGCCCTACGCCAGCGTGGCATTCTACATCTTCACCCACCAGGGCTCCAACTTCGGTCCCATCTTCATGACCATCCCAGCGTTCTTTGCCAAGAGTGCCGCCATCTACAACCCTGTCATCTATATCATGATGAACAAGCAG TTCCGGAACTGCATGCTCACCACCATCTGCTGCGGCAAGAACCCGCTGGGTGACGACGAGGCCTCTGCCACCGTGTCCAAGACGGAGACTAGCCAGGTGGCCCCGGCCTAA